Below is a genomic region from Bacteroidota bacterium.
GGCAAGGCGAAAGCGCTCTTCGTCTCGAACGGCATGATGCGGCGCGGGCGGCAGGTCCCGATGAAGCCGACCGCCGACGAAGCCCTCGCCGACGCGCCGAGCGTGCAGCACGTTTTCGTCTACGAGCACGTCGCCGGCCTCGACGTACCCATCATGCGCGGGCGCGACCGGACGTGGGACGAACTGATGGCCCTCGCGAGCGACGACTCCGAATCGGTTGAGACCGAGCGGACGGACGCCGAGGACGTGGTGATGCTGATCTACACGAGCGGGACGACGGGCCGGCCGAAAGGCGCAGTCCACACCCACTGCGGCTTCCCGGTCAAGGCGGCGCAGGACATGGCGCACCCGATGGACCTCCGCCCGGGCGAGGTCATGTGGTGGATGAGCGACATGGGCTGGATGATGGGGCCGTGGCTCGTCTTCGGCACGCTCCTGAACGGCGCGACGATGGTGCTCTTCGACGGCGCGCCGGACTACCCCAAGCCGGACCGGACGTGGGCGCTCTGTGCCCGGCACGGCGTGACCCACCTGGGGCTGAGTCCCACGCTCGTCCGCTCCCTCATGCCGCACGGCACAGCACCCGTCGAGCGGCACGACCTCGCCGCGCTCCGCGCCGTCTGCTCGACCGGCAGCCCGTGGGATCCCGAAAGCTGGACGTGGCTCTTCGAGACCGTGCTCGGCGGGGCGAAGCCGATCCTCAACTACTCGGGCGGGACCGAGATCTCGGGCGGGATCGTCTGCGGGTCGTTCCTGACGCCGCTCAAGCCCGGCGCCTTCTCCGGCCCGGTCGTCGGGATGGATGCCGACGTGGTGAACGACGAGGGCGAGCCGGTCCGCGGTGCCGTCGGCGAACTCGTCATCCGGCAGCCGTGGATCGGGATGACGCGCGGCTTCTGGGGCGACCGCGAGCGCTACCTCGACAGCTACTGGCGGCGGCACCCCGGCCTGTGGACCCACGGCGACTTCGCCGCCGTCGACAGCGATGGCCTGTGGTACATCCTCGGGCGAAGCGACGACACGATCAAGGTCGCCGGCAAGCGCCTCGGCCCGGCCGAGGTCGAGGCCGTCCTCAACGCGCACCCGGCGGTGCTGGAGAGCGCGGCCATCGGGGTCCCGCACGATATCAAAGGCCAGGAGGTCGTCGCCTTCTGCGTCCTCGCTGGCGGGTACGACCCGAGCGAAGACCTGCGGGCGGAGTTGGTC
It encodes:
- a CDS encoding AMP-binding protein — translated: MPDTYPFGQAIAWQPDLAQRTNLHRFMERVGVADYEALLAWATDDVGRFWDTVLDDLGVEFYEPYGQILDTSDGIEFARWCAGGRMNIVHNLLDKWQGTEVAERDAVRCESEAGAVRTLTYRELHREVGRCASALRTLGIGKGDAVGLYMPMTPELIVAFLAVAKIGGVILPLFSGYGATAVATRLADGKAKALFVSNGMMRRGRQVPMKPTADEALADAPSVQHVFVYEHVAGLDVPIMRGRDRTWDELMALASDDSESVETERTDAEDVVMLIYTSGTTGRPKGAVHTHCGFPVKAAQDMAHPMDLRPGEVMWWMSDMGWMMGPWLVFGTLLNGATMVLFDGAPDYPKPDRTWALCARHGVTHLGLSPTLVRSLMPHGTAPVERHDLAALRAVCSTGSPWDPESWTWLFETVLGGAKPILNYSGGTEISGGIVCGSFLTPLKPGAFSGPVVGMDADVVNDEGEPVRGAVGELVIRQPWIGMTRGFWGDRERYLDSYWRRHPGLWTHGDFAAVDSDGLWYILGRSDDTIKVAGKRLGPAEVEAVLNAHPAVLESAAIGVPHDIKGQEVVAFCVLAGGYDPSEDLRAELVGRLVDALGKPLKPREVKFATALPKTRNAKVMRRLIRAAYLGLDLGDTSSLEVPETVDAVRNAA